One window of Paenibacillus sp. FSL K6-3182 genomic DNA carries:
- a CDS encoding DsbA family oxidoreductase, which translates to MKVEIWSDYVCPFCYIGKRKFELALAKFAHKDKIEIVFRSFELDPSADPNSNISTYSMLATKYGMSVEKAKETTANVAEQAAAVGITFHFEGTVSTNTFDSHRLVHFAAEQGKEKELSERLFKAYFTDGVNIGNRERLVEIAAEVGLDTAAAAAMLESNQFADNVRGEEEEGSKLGIRGVPFYVVDRKYAVSGAQSPEVFLDTLNKAWEEKHPTFIQVNEGDADVTCTDGYCVPDPSKS; encoded by the coding sequence TTGAAAGTTGAAATTTGGTCGGATTATGTATGTCCGTTTTGTTATATAGGAAAAAGGAAGTTCGAGCTCGCGCTTGCAAAATTTGCGCATAAAGACAAGATCGAAATCGTATTCCGCAGTTTTGAGCTAGATCCAAGTGCTGATCCTAATTCAAATATAAGCACATACAGCATGCTTGCAACGAAGTATGGAATGAGCGTGGAGAAAGCAAAGGAAACAACGGCTAACGTAGCAGAACAAGCTGCAGCTGTAGGAATCACTTTTCATTTTGAAGGAACAGTTTCTACAAATACGTTTGACTCACATCGTCTCGTTCACTTTGCTGCTGAACAGGGCAAGGAAAAGGAACTTTCCGAGAGATTGTTTAAAGCTTACTTCACAGATGGCGTAAATATCGGCAATCGCGAGCGCCTTGTTGAAATCGCTGCTGAAGTTGGGCTTGACACTGCCGCAGCAGCTGCAATGCTTGAGTCTAACCAATTCGCTGACAATGTCCGTGGAGAAGAAGAGGAAGGCAGCAAGCTAGGCATTCGAGGTGTTCCTTTTTATGTAGTTGATCGTAAATATGCTGTTTCCGGCGCACAATCGCCTGAAGTGTTTTTGGACACATTAAATAAAGCGTGGGAAGAAAAACATCCAACCTTTATTCAAGTGAATGAAGGGGACGCTGATGTTACATGTACGGATGGTTATTGTGTTCCTGATCCATCAAAGTCGTAA
- a CDS encoding cell wall hydrolase: MLAFSVPLEAAHAAPPATLKVGSSGPDVPDLQYRLKTLGYFNKDVTAYFGTTTLDSLKRFQKDYGVASDGVAGAQTWKTLKSVSVNQGELDLLARIIYAEARGESYKGQVAVGAVVMNRLASSSFPDTVRGVIEQPRAFTAVDDGQYNLTPNKLAYQAAQEAVKGYDPTGGALYYFNPETATSEWIWSRKQTGKIGRHIFAV, encoded by the coding sequence ATGCTGGCATTTTCGGTTCCGCTCGAAGCTGCTCATGCTGCTCCGCCTGCTACATTAAAGGTAGGAAGCTCAGGACCCGATGTTCCGGATTTGCAATATCGGTTAAAAACGCTAGGTTATTTTAATAAAGACGTAACGGCTTATTTTGGCACAACAACATTAGATTCACTCAAACGTTTTCAGAAGGATTATGGTGTGGCTTCCGACGGTGTCGCAGGCGCACAGACCTGGAAAACACTTAAGAGTGTATCCGTGAATCAAGGAGAGCTTGATTTGCTGGCAAGAATTATTTATGCAGAAGCACGTGGTGAATCCTATAAAGGACAGGTTGCAGTTGGAGCTGTCGTTATGAATCGATTGGCATCGTCCAGTTTCCCAGATACAGTTAGAGGCGTTATTGAACAGCCGCGAGCATTTACGGCAGTTGATGATGGACAATATAATCTTACTCCAAACAAACTTGCCTATCAAGCAGCACAGGAAGCTGTCAAAGGTTATGATCCAACAGGTGGAGCTCTTTATTATTTTAATCCAGAAACAGCTACCTCTGAATGGATTTGGTCACGTAAGCAAACCGGAAAAATTGGACGTCATATATTTGCAGTATAA
- a CDS encoding TerC family protein, translated as MDFGLLMEYGWVLLILIAIEGLLAADNALVLAIMVKHLPEKERKKALFYGLAGAFVFRFASLFAISFLVGVWQVQAIGALYLLFIALNHIFRKVIFKKHVDNATEDKKETKKASGFWFTVLKVEVADIAFAVDSILAAVALAMALPTTNLPKIGGMDGGHFAVIFIGGFIGLIIMRFAASAFVKLLERKPGLEVAAFVIVGWVGVKLAVVTLSHPKLGIIPESFSHSAAWKITFYVVLVLIAVIGWFLSSDKEESNDGKVATNNN; from the coding sequence ATGGATTTTGGTTTGTTAATGGAATATGGATGGGTTCTGCTCATCCTCATTGCAATTGAAGGTTTGCTCGCAGCAGACAATGCACTTGTGCTGGCTATCATGGTCAAACATCTGCCGGAGAAAGAACGGAAGAAAGCATTGTTTTACGGCTTAGCAGGGGCATTTGTTTTCAGATTTGCTTCGTTATTCGCTATTTCCTTTCTGGTTGGAGTGTGGCAAGTACAGGCAATTGGCGCGTTGTACCTATTATTCATTGCGCTAAACCATATTTTCCGAAAAGTCATTTTCAAGAAGCATGTCGATAATGCAACAGAAGACAAAAAAGAAACCAAAAAAGCGAGTGGTTTCTGGTTTACCGTATTAAAGGTAGAAGTTGCAGATATCGCATTTGCAGTAGATTCCATCCTGGCAGCTGTTGCGCTTGCAATGGCGCTGCCAACGACCAATTTGCCGAAAATAGGCGGAATGGATGGCGGTCACTTTGCAGTCATCTTTATCGGTGGTTTCATCGGTCTAATCATTATGCGTTTCGCTGCTTCAGCTTTCGTGAAGTTGCTAGAGCGCAAGCCTGGACTTGAAGTTGCTGCATTCGTTATCGTAGGTTGGGTAGGCGTCAAGCTGGCTGTTGTCACATTGTCTCACCCTAAACTGGGGATCATTCCAGAATCATTCTCCCATTCAGCAGCTTGGAAAATTACCTTCTATGTAGTCCTTGTCTTGATCGCGGTTATAGGTTGGTTCCTATCGAGCGACAAAGAGGAATCCAATGACGGTAAGGTAGCTACAAATAACAACTAA
- the xerS gene encoding tyrosine recombinase XerS, which translates to MNIIKQKDREELDKKLPTMPWYIEKFINYKLPDLSPSSLVEYMRDYETFLNWLMAEGLSEAANIRDVALLELEKLHMDSIDGFRMYLSTHKVERNSKTTISRKLSSLRSLFHYLSQIAEDEEFYPLLKRNVMAKVTIKRTHKPKDTAAKLEGKLLQEEEISEFMAYIKQHYGTDVAKNKQALYAYELNMTRDACIISFILHSGLRVSELVNLNVDDIDLKKKLSYVYRKGKNDDTFKAPVYFRQEAVEDLQAYLTLRELRYKAPKREKALFLAVANGKNEGSRMTKRAIQEMVLKYAKRFGKPYLSVHKLRHSFATDYYLRNDIYKTQEQLGHASPETTQIYAHLTDKTMAQAIDRTKKEDESS; encoded by the coding sequence ATCAATATTATTAAACAAAAAGATCGTGAAGAGCTCGACAAGAAACTTCCTACGATGCCTTGGTATATTGAAAAATTTATTAATTACAAACTTCCGGATTTATCTCCTTCATCGCTCGTCGAATATATGAGAGACTATGAAACCTTTCTTAACTGGTTAATGGCAGAAGGTCTTTCTGAAGCAGCAAATATTAGAGACGTAGCTTTGCTTGAACTGGAAAAGCTGCATATGGACAGTATAGATGGCTTCCGTATGTATTTATCGACTCATAAAGTGGAGCGAAACAGTAAAACGACGATCTCACGCAAGCTTTCCTCCCTCCGCTCGTTATTTCATTATTTAAGTCAAATTGCAGAGGATGAGGAGTTTTATCCTCTCCTCAAACGGAATGTTATGGCAAAAGTTACGATTAAACGTACGCATAAGCCAAAGGATACAGCCGCAAAGCTTGAGGGCAAGCTGCTTCAAGAAGAGGAAATTTCCGAATTTATGGCTTATATTAAACAGCATTATGGGACGGATGTTGCCAAAAACAAGCAGGCACTTTACGCATACGAGCTTAATATGACAAGAGATGCATGTATCATTAGCTTTATTCTACATTCAGGTTTGCGTGTATCTGAACTCGTCAATTTGAACGTCGATGATATCGATCTCAAGAAGAAGCTTTCCTATGTATATCGCAAAGGTAAAAATGACGATACGTTTAAAGCTCCTGTATATTTTCGCCAAGAGGCGGTTGAGGATCTGCAAGCTTATTTGACTCTTAGGGAACTCCGTTACAAGGCGCCAAAAAGAGAAAAAGCTTTGTTTCTGGCTGTTGCTAATGGAAAAAACGAGGGTTCACGCATGACGAAGCGAGCAATTCAAGAAATGGTCCTGAAATATGCCAAACGCTTTGGAAAACCTTACTTATCCGTACATAAGCTCAGACATAGCTTCGCCACGGACTACTATCTGCGAAACGACATCTACAAAACTCAAGAGCAGCTTGGGCATGCTTCGCCGGAAACGACACAAATTTATGCGCATTTAACAGATAAAACGATGGCACAAGCAATCGATCGCACAAAAAAAGAGGACGAGTCAAGCTAG
- a CDS encoding ABC transporter ATP-binding protein: MSQVEWDMDSDVEEKPFNGKYMRRMLQYLIPYRKLMTWVIIIVLINMLLSLSEPIILAYIIDKGINQKDYSVIHVLGAILLGVKLIGWLFSYMHTRWINFTGQRILFDLRQQLFNHLQTLSFRFFDGRPAGKIMSRITNDTNAIGELINGGLITMVMEVTHLLGIVIILIWMDWQLALLSFIMMPLLYFIVAKLRPKIEGSWSRSRSTMSSINGNVNETIQGIRVIQAFSRQRTNNERFEGINTRNKGAFMRAITLESTVYPLVEMIGMLGTCIVVWFGATKVIEGALTLGFIMAFINYLWRFWGPLSALSKVYSQLLSAMASAERIFEVLDTDPEVKNSKHASELPQVRGEVEFDNVSFRYEENKPDVLHNVSFLVKPGQRVALVGPTGAGKSTIVNLLMRFYDATDGTVRIDGMDVKQATLESLRKQMGIVLQDSFIFAGTVEENLRYGNDHATEEELLRAAESVRLDRVVSKLSDGYQTQLEERGSKLSVGQRQLLAFGRVLLSDPGILILDEATSSVDMETEQHIQEALHTLLAGRTAFIIAHRLSTIKDADLILVIENGRVAEQGSHSELMKKGGIYSNLVLTQLSMQESVILQTSS, encoded by the coding sequence ATGAGTCAAGTGGAGTGGGATATGGATTCTGATGTAGAAGAGAAGCCGTTTAATGGGAAATACATGCGGCGTATGCTTCAATATCTTATCCCTTATCGCAAATTAATGACGTGGGTCATTATTATAGTGCTTATTAATATGTTATTAAGCTTATCCGAACCAATTATTCTTGCGTACATCATCGATAAAGGGATAAACCAAAAAGATTATTCGGTTATCCATGTATTGGGTGCTATTCTGCTGGGCGTTAAGCTAATAGGCTGGTTGTTTAGCTATATGCATACCAGATGGATCAATTTTACAGGACAACGTATTTTGTTTGATCTTCGTCAGCAATTATTTAATCATTTGCAAACCTTGTCCTTTCGTTTTTTTGACGGACGTCCCGCTGGTAAAATTATGTCCAGAATTACGAATGATACAAATGCAATTGGCGAGCTAATCAACGGCGGTTTGATAACGATGGTGATGGAGGTTACACATTTACTTGGCATCGTCATCATTTTGATCTGGATGGATTGGCAGCTTGCTTTGCTCTCATTTATTATGATGCCGCTGCTCTATTTCATCGTTGCAAAGCTCCGTCCAAAAATTGAAGGCTCATGGTCGCGTTCACGCTCAACGATGTCATCGATTAACGGTAATGTGAACGAAACGATACAGGGCATTCGTGTCATTCAAGCCTTCTCACGCCAGCGTACAAATAATGAGCGATTTGAAGGCATAAATACCCGCAACAAAGGCGCATTTATGCGAGCAATTACGTTGGAATCAACCGTATATCCACTGGTTGAAATGATCGGAATGCTGGGCACCTGTATCGTAGTTTGGTTCGGAGCCACGAAGGTCATTGAAGGCGCGCTTACGCTTGGCTTCATTATGGCGTTCATTAATTATTTATGGCGCTTCTGGGGGCCGCTGAGCGCCTTATCCAAGGTTTATAGCCAGCTGTTGTCAGCTATGGCTTCTGCTGAGCGTATTTTTGAAGTGCTGGATACCGATCCAGAGGTGAAAAATAGCAAGCATGCTTCAGAACTGCCGCAGGTTCGCGGTGAGGTTGAGTTTGATAATGTTTCGTTTCGATATGAGGAAAATAAACCAGATGTGCTTCATAACGTTTCATTTCTCGTTAAGCCCGGGCAAAGAGTAGCTTTAGTCGGGCCAACCGGCGCTGGAAAAAGCACGATTGTTAATCTCTTAATGCGCTTCTACGATGCTACTGACGGAACCGTGCGAATCGATGGGATGGACGTCAAGCAGGCAACGCTCGAATCTCTACGTAAGCAAATGGGAATCGTGCTTCAGGACTCATTTATTTTTGCGGGTACGGTAGAAGAGAACTTGCGTTATGGCAACGACCATGCAACAGAGGAAGAGCTGCTTAGAGCAGCCGAGAGCGTAAGGCTGGACCGCGTCGTAAGCAAGCTGTCAGACGGGTATCAAACGCAGCTGGAGGAGAGAGGCTCAAAACTCTCGGTAGGCCAAAGGCAATTGCTCGCTTTCGGCCGTGTATTGCTATCAGATCCCGGCATACTTATATTAGACGAGGCTACTTCCAGCGTTGACATGGAAACCGAGCAGCATATTCAAGAGGCTTTGCACACGCTGCTAGCAGGAAGAACGGCGTTTATTATCGCGCACAGACTATCCACCATTAAGGATGCTGATCTTATTCTCGTCATTGAGAACGGAAGAGTAGCCGAGCAGGGGTCGCATTCGGAGCTGATGAAGAAAGGCGGCATCTACTCCAATCTTGTTCTGACACAGCTGTCTATGCAGGAATCTGTTATTTTGCAAACCAGTTCTTAA